The Helianthus annuus cultivar XRQ/B chromosome 15, HanXRQr2.0-SUNRISE, whole genome shotgun sequence genomic sequence cttTCTCCTCATCAAATGTGGCCTTAGCCTTCTCAAATTCACCAACACGTTTTAGCACACGTTCTCGGTAAGCCTCCCAGTCGGCGCGCTCTCTGACCATTGTTCGCCATTCACGAACTATCTGATGGTTAGCAGATCGAGCGTTGGCCTCGGCAAGAATGTAAGTGCGATACAACATTTCATGCGGCTTCGCCTTTTGACGGTTAACTTCGCCAGGAGTGAATTGGTTCAAGTACCAATCGCGAGAAGGACCAAATTCAACAAACGTATCCTTCTGCCTTAAGCTCCAAGGGGCTTGATGAGGAGCATCACCACGTTCCTCTTCAGTATAAGTTTTATAATATATGTCCCCGACGGTATCCTTCGCACCTATCACATTGGGGTTATAGCCCCCAGCTCCTCCAGAGCTTGCACCACTAGACACATAGCGCCCTAACCCCTTAGAGGTAACAATCGGCGCAGCAGGGGGAGGTTTTGGGACACCAGACTGCCCTTGAACAGAAGACTGATCGGCAGCTCTTTCTTTCCTCGCCTCTTCCGCCTTCCTCTGCCTATCCGCCTCCTCCCTCAGCTTTCTCTCCTCTTCCGCTTTCCTCTTCCTCTCCGCCTCCAGCTttctctcctcctcctccttcctctttttctcttcctcttctttgcGCTTTCGCTCTTCAGCCTTCTTCTGCGCTGCAATCCTACTCTCTTCTTTCCTCCGATCCTCTTCTGCCTTTCGCTGCGCTTCAGCAGTTTTCGCAGCATCAAGCGCAGCAGAATCGGAAGGTTCAGTGGCAACCTTAGGTCTTTTCGTGCTGGGTTCAACAAACTTAACCCCcttttcaggggtcttcttcttgatctctaCAAGAATAAAGCAAACGCACTTGAGCAAAAAgaggttaaattataaagaaggGAGATAAGAGCATACCAGGAGAAAACTGGTATAACGAGCGCAACTTGCTCTTCTTCCcaacaacgggaataacaactGAAACAGGCGCAGAGGCCATACCAGTTGTCGCCTCGCTTCTACCCCTCTTTCTTCCAATCAACGGGGCagtctcttcttcctcttcttcttcatcctcaGGTTGAGATGGAGTTGCATCAGCATCcgggttacgagaacccgcgctcccagagcCCTTTGACCCACCAGCGCCAGTCTTTCCCATAGCTGCATATGATAAACCTTCATAAGAGTCACTGATTATCACGTAATCGTCTAAGTCACGTTGCCGGAGGCGAAGCGTACCTTTGACAGCAGCAGTAGTTGCGCGACTGGCGCCAGGACCCTTGCTGGTCACTTCAACATCcgccttctttttcttcttcgaaggtttcttcttcttctcctctgggTCAACCCCCAgatcgcgcaacacacctgcaaagattttaGGCAACGAACTTAACTCGCCATTCGAAGACCCTactgactcctcgctggaaagatagaaagtctctttcccagcagaagtcacagagcgcaatGGACGAGGTTTAGGATATTGCGCACCTTCAGTTGCATCCGGCGGCGAGGCGAAGGCGTCAGCAGGAGGAAACATGAAGTTCCCCTTTATCTGGTCATACCAGCCTTCCTCATCATCGCGCAGAGGGCGAACGCCCATGGAGCCACCAAAGGCTGGGAAGGCAGCCTGATAGAGTTGCGTCTCTACACAACAAAAACAAAGTATAAGAAACCAGTTAAGTGAATGTACTCGGAAACAAAACAAAAAGGGGGAAAGTATCTAACCTTGATCCCCGATCTTCAAGACCGGGAGTTCCCTGCTACtaggtgaccactggtcactcatcttgGCAGCAACCAGAACATTCTCCCCAAATACCCGGTTAGGGGTTGCGGTAAGCTGCTGATACCACTGAGCAGACTTCGGTATAGGAAGGTCCTCCTTTGGTATAACCTCGGTCCATTCCCTAAACGGCATAGCTATTGGCAAGACTTCCTCCCGGATGAAGAAGAACTTGGGTTTCCAGTCGTGGAAACTCTTGGGAGGATTCAACAAAATCTTCTTAGCCGTACCACGGCTAGcaaaagaaaagaaccccattgTTCTTTGCAGTTGATAGAAGACACGAAACTTATTCACCGTCGGCTCAATGCCGTGAGATTGACACAAGAACTCAAAGTGCCTCACCCTCACCATCCCAGGTGGGCTTAACTGCGAAATATGAAACTTGTAGTAGGACAATATGCTACCAAAGAAGTTAGTCGCCGGCAGCCGGAAGTTTCCTTGAAGGAAGAAGTCTTCGAACAAAGTAATGTAACCGGGTGGGGCATCAGCCGCGGTCTGACCCTGAGCAGGGTAccgggcatcccactccggtggaaaCCTAAAACTTCGAACGATCTGTTCGAATAAACCTAAGTCCCATCTCAGGACTGGGACTGGCCCCTCCTCACTAACAGGAGCTTCTTGATGTTCTTCACTCATATTTCAAGAAAAAGCTGGAAAAAActtgaagaaagtttgaagatttgaagaaagtttgaagatttgaagaaagtttgaagaagatgaagaacaaTATGAAGACTCAAAGAGAAAAAGGGAGAAGAAACGAAGAGAAAGTGAATCTCTCACCTttctcttcggatatatatacccatcgcatttaatgcgatgggtaaccgtgccgcaCTCGCCGCAGGGGCAACCAACGAGAGGTTGCCACGTCAAGCGGAAAAGCAGGgacgacggttaccacgcgcgcgtggcatccactctcctgacatgaagtgcaaccgccgcaggcggcatgatgacatccgtgccaggggtcaactcaagCGTCGCTCTCagcgacttatctcaccaacctgtcagaggttcaaatttcgaagtttcccgccataaacCGTGCAAGTAACTTCATGCAGAAGTCACAAGAATCGCGCCAGATATACGTAAACTACTAACACCTCGCGCGATTAAAAGGACAAACAAGATATCACTCGACAACTGCCTAGTACCTGCGCATCGAAAACCACAGTTTCCTACATGCGCCTTACAAGTCAAGACTAAAAGGACAACTTCCCCTTCTCTTATTTTTAtcaagtccagagctccaaccacttgcgttgcgcatggtgcagcactggactggggggacttgaaggggtatggtcccaaaaagtcgcgcaaacctcataacaggttgcacgtgagaccatactccttagcatAACAACTTGATAATAACAGCCTCGCGCAGCTTACGTCACATTATGACTTAGCCCCGCGCGAGGAAGAGCACATAATGAAGTCAGATAGCAACACTTAGCATGAAAACAATGGTATAAGTGAACACACtagccccgcgcgggttagtcGCCACCAAGCAAAATCATCTCCATAAGAAGACGCGCTGTTACCTACAGAGGTACACAGGGTACGAGTGGCAGGAAAAAGAGCCAATgaacgtccagcaggctctgttcaatcgtgcgccacgatcttctgacgataagtacacaaggacgcctacgtggcaccaatcaagagacggggacaactgtcccacgatctccacttgtctgctgatgacagaagggacaacaaggccgacaacaatgacacgtggctcaaatcaaggtgcgccagcaccgacgagcatctagaagccactaagcagtcgaggccagcgaggcaaagagcatattcgttgtccgtttctggcccaaggcccatcagcccacaacctcttacaccactctggctataaatagagaacttCATCCCTCAGGTTATTCATTCTATTCTCTTGGCTCTCACTCTTtactacttaattactctcaaagcaatcgcttattctcacgccggagcccggttaagagggaaacccccacattcccctcttaacgagtaacggtgttctgttttgcaggttgagtaaccagtcggagctcaaatacctaaaagaagattaacctctatgaaaggaacataaacccacctaattaataccttaattagatcactgtttcttcactCTGCGACAGTTGCGATTCATCACCGGCGGTGATCCTCTGTTCCACCGACGCCGTCGTAAACTGCCACAATTGCGATTGGGAAAAACATAATAAACCGAATTCGGGTCCAGATTCGGGTCCGGATTTGGGTTTGGGTTCGGGTTCGCATGATCGGAGACCGTTAGAGGGGTTTAGTGGGTGTCCGAGTGTGAATGATTTGATGGGGATTTTTGGGTTTGAGGATTTGGGGAAAAAGTGGGGAGAAGAAGGATTTGAATTGGGCgggtcgggtttgggtttggggtTTTCGGATAGTTTGGTTTGGGAGAGTCCGGGTTTTGTAAGGCTTGATGATTTGATTGTGAATAGTGGGGTGGAACATAATTATCAAGCTATGGGTGTTCCTCCTTTGCCTAAGGTAACTTGTTTGTCAAGTTATTGATgttttggtttgtttgtttgtttgtttgttgggtTTGTTGTTGCGATCTCTGCTCCTCGAGTGgttcgtcagtgatccaaatttatcgTTTAAAAAAATTGGGTTTGAGTTATTTTGTGTTTTTTGCTATGCTTGATCATAACATGATAGTAGTGCGGCGCGGCGCAACTGTTTTGCTTGTCTAAAGCGGATTTTAAAATTAGACTACTTTTCGTAAAGAAAATAACTTTTTAAGAACATACATTTTTTGTATGTGGTTTCTAAAATTAGACTGCTTTTCGTGAAATGGtactaactttaacgttattttactaatttcgtgaaaataacgttaaaagcggcggatggttaatcatgcatcatgtggtgatgTTGATTGTTAGCTGAAAGACACAGGGCtacatgcaccaatcagtctctgtcccgattgttgagtgttatgtgtcttaggtccaaggcttgatacaaaactacaatcgagccgggggtctcactggaagcagcctctctattcctacggggtagaggtaaggttgtctacatctaccctcctcagaccctacgttagctttgctattggtgggatttactgagtatgatgatgatgatttttgtGTATTTCTTATTGTTATTAAGATCCCATTTGTTGTTTTTCTCTGTTGTTAACTTTGTTTAGGCTTTTTCTGTTGAAATCAGAACAGAAATGCTGCATTTGGAACATATAAAGATGAACTTATACGCCAACTTCGTGAATTAGCGAAATCCGAAACAAATGTTGATGGTAGTCAAGACATGATTAAACCAATAAGCGAGTTTCTGCCCGCACAAAACTTCCAACTCGAAGGTAGGAGTTCAGGATTTGAACAAAAGTCAGAAGAGAATGCAAATACGTCATTTGAGGTATGATCTCTCATCTTCATTGTTAATTAATTACGAAATTCACAAAAATGGACAAAAAATAGTTGGCGGACAAACCTAATCAAATCTTGAAATTtacatgttttgacccgttacccaacccaCCTGACTCGTGCTTTTTGCCAAGTATAATACACTTAAGTTCGTGATAATTACTTTAATTTTGTTGctaataatataaataatttgCTATACTCTGTAAATAGATTGTGAATAATAATTGTAAAATACACCTTTAACTCAAAACATTACATTGAAATTTACCTAGAATCGACAAAACGTATGGAAGTTCATAAGAAGTTTTAATAAAAGTTTGTAAAGTTTAGCtaaaagtatataaaattataaaatttattATAACCCTATTCAttcacatatataaatattattaattaattattattattatcaagcgttaaatgtcattttagtccctgtcgTTTGgtccattttggcagtttagtccaaaggtttcatttttagcctgtgggtccaaaaaggtttcactgttgccattttagtctactgagttaacttcatccatcatttctgttaacgagaagggcaattcggccattttatatggctgaatcgcctttctagttaacaaaattacatataaaatgaccgaattgtccttctcgttaacagaaaaaatggataaagttaacccagtggactaaaatggtaatggtgaaacctttttggacccacagacgaaaaatgaaacctttggactaaactgacaaaatggcccaaaccacagggactaaaatggcatttaactctattatcAATATCCTTGTTATTTTCTAAACTggattaaataataattaaattcaAAAAGGCTATTTAAGAAGAATGTTAAATGGATTTTTGATGGTCATTCGTCGCTATAGTGGCTCGCTTGAACCGGCCGTTTTGCATCTTTGAGTTAATGTCATTCGGGACTCTAGTCCGACGGCTCGATGGTGACTGTGTTTTTGTATTTACAGGCTAATACATTTCAATGGTGCCTAGATAGTTCCGATGCTGGAAGTGTGGATTTTTTTTCCGATCATTTGGTTGAACATACCACTGAAGCAAACTGCATAGTTCCCGACGGAAATTTTGATAATATTCAAAGTACAAGCCACGCTAATGTAGATCATCGAGGCCAATCGCATCATAACGTTGCTGAGAACATACCGGTCTTTCATGGTGTTGGTGTACGTGAAATTAACAGCCAGGAGCGAGAGACTGCGATCACAAGATACAAAGAGAAGAAGAAATCTAGAAGGTAATTGTAATGTAATTACATTTTTTATTATTACGTCTAATTGGTCAAACACATTAAACTAAGGGatttaagtaaaaaaaaaagaaacggGTCAAACGGGTTTAAAGTCGTTTAAATTATTTTCAATTGCATAAAAACCTTTTACGTTGTTCTATTGAAGAAAATTATATTGTTATCAAATATTAATGATGATATGATTATTATTAggcgaattggaaataaataatcccacctaactcaatgatgatatgattattactgtgctcgaaatggcttgatttttgttaattggaagatTAAACACCtaaattgaagcaccgttttcgtgggttggggcagtatttcgaggtaagttttacatcaatcgactcgtatcctcgttctgatcaaaagccctaaaacatcggtttgtaattcggaaaaaaacttaactccgttaagctattttaacgacggactattttacaaaaaaagtTGACCAGTTCGGAttgttatcggccaataactgacttgggattattattggcctaattgagttaggtgggattatttatttctaATTTGCCTTATTATTATAGTTATATTTAGTGGCAAAACATGTTTAGAAAAATGAGCTTTACCCTTTTTAGTGATTTTAGCAACCAACTATAGAGTAGACGAAAAATATAAACTAATTTACTATTTATTTCCGATTTTACTTGtaaattgctgatgtggcactCAATACTGTGTCATCTTGACACATATGACGCGTATGtgaatttacaaaaaaaaaaaaaaaaaaatctagtttTTTTACAAGTTTCGCGTTAAAATAATTAGTAAATGTTACATTAAACGCCATGTAACATATAAACTAAAGTGACAAATAAGATGTCACGCAGCAAATTACGAAAAATCAGCAAAAAATGACCCGCTACTGGTTGAAAGTGGTCATTCGTTCCTATGatataaaaaaatgtaatttGGTTCTTAATATTAgtaagagttaattgcccggatgatccctgtggtttcacgttttttcacgtttagtccccaccttttggaaatagcaggtatgctccctatggtttgtcatttgttactcggatagtcccctgacatttactcaggggactatccgagtaccaaaatgacaaaccatagggagcatacctgctatttccaaactaagTGACgtctactcaggggactatccgagtaacaaaataacaaaccatagggagcatacctgctattttcaaaaggtggggactaaacgtgaaaccacagggaccatccgggcaattaactctattaGTAATAAAAGTTAAGTTGTTCTTCTAACTTAAACTTGTGTTgctaaatctaaaaaaaaatataaaaatgtgtttttaggCTTAAAAAAATCCGAACATACACAATTTCACTTCTCCAGTCCTAAATTCTACTCTTTTCCAACAAAAGTTTGAAACTTTTCTTAGCGTCTAGAAGTCGATTGCAAATCTTATGTGTGCAAATACGAGCTTAATTAACGTTTCTTTTGTTCTTGGTGTCATAACAGGTACGATAAGCATATCAGATACGAGTCGCGAAAGGTACGAGCTGAAAGCAGGACGAGAATCAGGGGTCGTTTTGCCAAAATGGATCGATGAACCGTTTTACACGTGCCTTTGAGATTATAGGTTTGATAAAATGATATAGTGTAGTCATGTAGAGTTGTGCTATGGTATGCGGAAATTTATGGTCAAAAGGTGGTCGGTGCTCGCGACCACCATCATGAGTTTCCGCCTACTGTAGTTTTTCGGTAGAGTGTATGGTGTTATCCGGCCCATAGTTGCAGTGTTAGGTTACTGGCGTTATCGCTTGATTGTTGTTCGAGTAATATTATGTTGCAAGTGTTgcttgaaaaacaaataaatatgagTTTTTGGTTTAAACTTTTGTTGTAAATGACGTAATCTCAGATTTAGCGTTTAACCGAAACCTTTTTCCTAAATTAACTTGTCGAATGTCGAGTGTCAAAGAGTGAACTTTCGACGAAGTAGTTAATCTCGTTAGAACCGCTATAGATTGATAAACTTGTGGTTTACTAGTCTTTTTCTTAACTATATGAAATAGTTCTTGTCAAGTAAGAAACAATTAGTTATTATAAACATTAGTATAATCGGTAAaacattaaatcacaagcctggATAAGTGCATTTGGTCCCCAAGTCTATTAACAAAAAATGAAGCTTTAAAATTTTATGGGCCTAAATTCCTAGTTTTTTTTAGCAACACTAATGGGCAGGGGCGAAGGATCATGGATgctcgggggtgcacccgcccaccccaatatttcggttagaagtgtatatggtccgatttttcgtccgaaaattttaaaattatatagaatCGCCACCCTATTTTTCCTAAATAATGGGTAGTttgataaatatattttaactcttatttttatttgtttaaccctaGATTACCCACCATACAATAAACTTAATACCCAAATTATTAACTATCAAATATAATTATCTTGATCCAGCCGACATTCATAATTGATGAATTCAAAAATCTTAAAGGTCGTCGGGCTGATTTATAATTCTTCGTCCAGGTTCCAtttatctcatatatatatatatatatatatatatatatatatatatatatatatatatatatatatagggtagggttccagcgtgaacaacctcccaagcgtgaactgcgtgaactaatctggaccattgatttcctttttagttgttaagggtatgattgtaattatataaaaaaatagatttaaatcattattttaataattgaattaagttacacctttcctattttaaattcattatccacattatatttttttattaataagataattatcaaaacaaacaacaaatcaccagattttaatttttattttagattttatcaccagaattcaaattttgatttttaagatctacgtaaccttcatatttcaacggtatacacatttgtacttggatataaaaagaacagtacacatgtgtactcaacatcgtacatatgtgtaattagctacataatacatacatagaaacaatacctgtaaaactattttgtatttaacaaattacaagttccataatgttttcaaaaccaaacaaaaaaacatataattacaaATTCCAGCTTCGTAAaaacaataaacccaacataatcgaaaaaacaaaaaaaaaacataatcttttacaactattcgccacgttgtatgctgaatcatccttatcgaacaagcaaacaaacatatgtgaaatcatccttatcgacctcacACGTGAATCCTCtttatcgacctcatacgtgaatccttcttatcgaccttccatctccacttttctcgttaacgacatctcctataatagcacaaaaaaaatcagcaactaatactttgcataattcacaagtgtacatcaacaaccttacacattcaatacacaaaaaattctgagatatcacaaaaacagacgcagtacacatgtgtacatcgcgttaaaaacagagcaaaatcagaatacacatgtgtacatcacagTAAAACCAGAGCaaaaaatcagaatacacatgtgtacatcgcagtAAAACCAGAGAAAAAtcaaaatacacatgtgtacaccccTATTGCAAAGTAACTTGCAATGTTTGTCACAATAAGACACTGTTTAAGATGTTAGCAAAAAAATATCAAATATTGTCCTAAACTGTTTGGTACTATGGTATTTTGGCATTAAGGTCTCCACAATAACACGTCAAGGTAATTTGAAATATCGGCAACTTAGATCTGGAATATCCTTAACATCTTTACATATTCCTGTACTAGAAGAGGCCTCTGCATCAACATCAATGAATAAACAATACACATGAAGACCCACTACTTTGCAACAACCCCAACATAAAACAATAAGacattataatttttttttttttgctagaaGCAGTACCTCTATAGCTAGTGCTTCTGGTAAGTAGTTTCAGACGCCATTTTTCATTTTCTTATCATTACCATCACCTGCATCCCAGGAAATAAGGGTGTGCTAACTAGTTCAAAAAATCATATGAAAACAGACAACTAAGTTGACTCGCCTTCTTCAGTTCTTACTCGTAGAGGTTTTAATAAGCATTCTCACAGTATAGAATTCAATTTGACAGTGAAATGACAAGATTCACATCTTAAACAAGATCATTACCAAGCTCATAATAGAAATCACCAATTCCCAACGGCTCGGCCCAAAACCCTTTATTCGACGCTAGCGGATCCACCCCTTACTTTTGCACACATCTCATGAAACAGTGATCTAAAAAGCAGGATTCTTCATGATATCATTCTGCAGTTACCCATAACAGAGCATCAACAATCAGAAAAAGATTAACAATTTGTCACTCATATCATACAGTCAAGCAATATTAACCTAATTATTAGACTACTTAAGCCAATCTGATCAAAATTACACCTTGTGTTTGCGAGCCAAGTATCTGAGAATGAAAAGTGGATAGTTGTTCTTTCATAAGATCGATTCATAATTAGCGACATTTTCTCCCAGTAATCGTAATCGGTATAGATCCTGATATATTGATACAAATACATGAGAATTATATAATGATACATAAATTAATGTATACGACATTTTCTCCCAGGGGTTTCAGCTTGATTGATTTCTTCTAGAATCGATTGACATTCAAGATCTACAAACCAGAAAccaaaaaacaaacaattaaGAAAACTTACTGCTCATAGAATCAAAACTGATACGATATACGATTACACTAGGGTTTAAGACGAACCTGAACAGTGCTTCTGTTTGATGTCGATAGGATGGAATGGCGACGACgagaggtggtggtggcggtgggagGCAGATGGCGAGGATCGATTTAGGGTTCGTTTTTTGTTTAAGGATCGATGGCCTCCTCTGCTTTTCTTTCGATGatatgtgagagagagagagttttgtgGGATTTTGAAACCTAAATGTGGCGATAAACGAGATATAAGGGATTACAAATGAATTAGTTTCCATATCTTTAATATGAAAGTTCCCTATTTTACCCTTTagattaaaatttaaattaaatttattataccGTTAATTACAATTGTGCCATTGATCTAAGATCTATCATCTACAAAATCAAGGGACCAGAtaagttcacgcagttcacgctggagaaaatgttcacgtttgaacctaatcctatatatatatatatatatatatatatatatatatatatttgtttgttATACAATATTTAGTTTTTCTATGTGCAAGAACGGGTCCTTTGAATGAgtgatttttttagttttatttggaactattattatttgacccgacttgaatCGAATAGCCGACCTGACCTgacccgaaacataacgataggaaaaaaatttttgagtcccatcactttacgccccctcgaaacttttggtcaagctccgccactgctaATGGGTAGCCCTTGGTTGGTTTATATGAAAAGATCACTACTCGAAGATGGTGATTGGAAACCGAAGAAAACAATTGAAGGTGACTAGTTGGTGAAGGTTTTCATCTATAGGTTGTAAACGAGACAAACCATTTAACCTAATAGTAGTGTTGTAAAAATGACGACTAGGCGGcgactagtcggcgattaatcgctagtcggccagTAACTGAGTAATTTTTCGTTAATCAGTCTATTAATCGCTAGTCGGACCTAGTCGGCCAACCAAAAATCGGCGATTCCGGCCATATTCCGGCAAAAAAAtgtatattccggccaaaacctctaaattccgggcaatttccaaccaaaccatgtgaattccaacaattaatcttgtatacttaaaaaatgagttgagtaagagTTAAACCCaagctacttaaaatatttatctataaaaatgtgtatatgtatacataaaactgaaaattacatataaaaaacccgatTAACCCAGAGTAGTCGTTAGTCTCCACCTCATCGGTCGATtggcgactagcgagttctctaGCCTTGCCTAATAGAGCTTGAGGTCGGTTTATGAGAAACATTTAAGTTTGGCTTTGCTCAACTAGTTTGTTATTTATTAATTGTTTACCTATTTTTTATACAACACAATAACCTTtgtatataattataatataatataatttcatatGTATAACATGATATacatttatttattaatttatgtTGTATCCTAATTATATACATAGAAATATTTGTTATGGTCTCAAATATTACTTGAGCTTTAATTAACTATATATTAATTTGCAACATTTTGTTGCATTGTTGGTTGTAATTTTGGTATAAATAGTTGTATCCTACTTGTTATGTTTAATTTTCAAATGTTGGTGTTTCAAAGTTTTATTATTGGTTTTCTTATTGAATGAAAATTGATACACACATGAATATATGTGTCTATGTATATGTGTAGTTAATGAGGTTATAAGAATGAAGTTGTCATATTAATTTGCAACATTTTGTTGCATTGTTGGCTGTACTTTTGGCATAAATAATTGTATCCTACTTGTTATGTTTAATTTTCAAATGTTGGTGTTTCAAAGTTTTATTATTGGTTTTCCTATTGAATGAAAATTGATACACACATGAATATATGTGTCTATGTATATGTGTAGTTAATGAGGTTATAAGAATGAAGTTGTCATATTAATTTGCAACATTTTGTTGCATTGTTGGCTGTACTTTTGGCATAAATAGTTGTATCCTACTTGTATACTCTTAATTTGTAACATTGTTAGGCATCAAAATGTGTATTTTTAGCTTATAAAGTTGGACATTGCTTTACGATAAAACCATGTATTATAgtatttatttatatactattaattggTAACATTGTTAGGTAGGAATGAGCACGGTACCCGTTCGGTACTGATACTGAAAAACGAGAagaatgggtaccggtaccgaatacacCGACCGTAACATGGAGCTCATGTATAATGTTTAAGGGCTGTTTGGTaacttttgaatggttaagtgctgaatcagtaaaaggtctgaactattaaatgCTTAAGCCATATGAGGTCTAAACTATTAAGA encodes the following:
- the LOC110913164 gene encoding uncharacterized protein LOC110913164, with protein sequence MSEEHQEAPVSEEGPVPVLRWDLGLFEQIVRSFRFPPEWDARYPAQGQTAADAPPGYITLFEDFFLQGNFRLPATNFFGSILSYYKFHISQLSPPGMVRVRHFEFLCQSHGIEPTVNKFRVFYQLQRTMGFFSFASRGTAKKILLNPPKSFHDWKPKFFFIREEVLPIAMPFREWTEVIPKEDLPIPKSAQWYQQLTATPNRVFGENVLVAAKMSDQWSPSSRELPVLKIGDQETQLYQAAFPAFGGSMGVRPLRDDEEGWYDQIKGNFMFPPADAFASPPDATEGVLRDLGVDPEEKKKKPSKKKKKADVEVTSKGPGASRATTAAVKAMGKTGAGGSKGSGSAGSRNPDADATPSQPEDEEEEEEETAPLIGRKRGRSEATTGMASAPVSVVIPVVGKKSKLRSLYQFSPEIKKKTPEKGVKFVEPSTKRPKVATEPSDSAALDAAKTAEAQRKAEEDRRKEESRIAAQKKAEERKRKEEEEKKRKEEEERKLEAERKRKAEEERKLREEADRQRKAEEARKERAADQSSVQGQSGVPKPPPAAPIVTSKGLGRYVSSGASSGGAGGYNPNVIGAKDTVGDIYYKTYTEEERGDAPHQAPWSLRQKDTFVEFGPSRDWYLNQFTPGEVNRQKAKPHEMLYRTYILAEANARSANHQIVREWRTMVRERADWEAYRERVLKRVGEFEKAKATFDEEKAKFEADRKAEEWGREGLQKKLHNVEEQLAKEKAEFKRICAQDNERTYALRQKIVGLEATVADLTSKVEEAQGEKTAKQQMEVELTEAKVQLSNKDKDLHAKDVEIAELKRRLNEQIDRCESLEIDLEAEKVKATDAEEARAVSTAALNVAQTNYSEAQGIVDTLVSEAEWMRTRGIVLVANSILNAGELDRAVAALTDAARAVGHRGGYLECADHVERMLGQEFDTSHCSVTEQADAALAGAENSYDNLSLPIMDLVVSALKKDDWCQRLKAILDPPITVESSDEEAAGDDGGGDDDGDDGEGNEDDDGEKKEDK
- the LOC110913163 gene encoding zinc finger protein CONSTANS-LIKE 5, whose protein sequence is MIKPISEFLPAQNFQLEGRSSGFEQKSEENANTSFEANTFQWCLDSSDAGSVDFFSDHLVEHTTEANCIVPDGNFDNIQSTSHANVDHRGQSHHNVAENIPVFHGVGVREINSQERETAITRYKEKKKSRRYDKHIRYESRKVRAESRTRIRGRFAKMDR